The genome window TTTATTACCAATCCTTTGATCGGACTTGGTTGCATGAAGTCTTGAATTCTCAGCCCCTGTCACAAGTTTTAGACCTGGATTGGGACTACCAGATCTGCTCGATCCAGCCAGCCATCTCTTATGATTTTCTGGTTGGTTGGACCAAGGAACCAGCGATTTCAAGTGATTTGATTCGTCAGGTCAAGGGAGCGATCAAGGAAGAATTTCTTCAGGAGAGCCAGAGCGCAGTGAAGAATCTTGAAAAAAGCCTCCGTGAAGGGAACCAAAAGGACATTGAGACCAGTATCAAACGCGCCGATAAGAACCTAAAGTCTTTGAACCCTTTGATCTATACCCCAGCTCTAAAAGAGCTGCAAGAAGCGACAGAGGGGCTTTCTGCCTGTGCCAAATCCAGTGGTGCTGGAGGAGGCGACTGTGGGATCGCCCTTAGTTTTGACCCAGTTGAGACTCAGATCTTGATAAAGCGCTGGAAGAAAAAGAATATTGAAGTCATTTACCAAGAAAGGATGGGAGATTCGTGAGCGAAAATCGAAAAGACCAGCATATTCGCTATGCCTTAGAGCAAAGCTCCTGCTATAATAGCTTTGATGAAATCGAGCTGATTCACCGATCCCTCCCCCTTGTGGATCTAGCGGAGATTGATCTAACAACCCATTTCGCAGGGCGTGATTGGGAGGTCCCTTTTTATATCAATGCCATGACAGGCGGGAGTAAACGGGCCAAAGAGATCAATCAAAAGTTGGCAGCAGTAGCCGAAGCCTGTGGGATTCTCTTTGTTACTGGCTCTTACAGTGCAGGGCTGAAGGATCCGAACGATCAATCGTATGCGGTCCAAAAAGACCATCCTCATCTTCTTTTAGCAACCAACATTGGCATCGATAAAGAGCCAGATCTGGGCTTGCGAACAGTGGAAGAGCTACAACCTCTCTTTCTTCAAGTCCATGTGAATCTGATGCAAGAGTTGCTCATGCCCGAAGGGGAGCGGAGTTTCCACACTTGGAAAGACCATCTCAAGAGCTATGGGCAGGGCTTTCCTGTACCTGTAGTCCTGAAGGAAGTCGGTTTTGGCATGGATCCTAAAACAGTTCAGGCAGCGCTAGATGCTGGGATCAAAACCGTCGATATTTCTGGTCGTGGTGGCACTAGTTTTGCCTATATTGAGAATCGTCGTGGTGGCAATCGCGCTTATCTGGATGATTGGGGACAGTCAACGGCGCAGTGTCTCATACAGTTACAGGATCAGATGGATCAGATTGAGATCCTCGCAAGTGGGGGCATCCGTCATCCCCTTGATATGGTCAAGGCCTTAGTCCTTGGAGCGCGTGGCGTAGGACTTTCCCGTGTTTTTCTTGAGATGGTAGAGACTAAGAGCATTGAAGAAGTAATCGTCCTTGTCCAAGGATGGAAAGAAGACCTAAGATTGCTCCTTTGTGCGCTCGGTTGTCAGAACCTGAAAGAGCTCCGTGAAGTCGACTATCTCCTCTATGGAAAGTTGTGGCAAGCTCAGCAACAGAAAAAATGAAGAAAAATCATTTTAGAAACTTTCCTTAGGTGAGTACGGACGTCAGCGAACTTCTACGAAGTTCCATGACTTAGTTTTGAACCTAAGGTTTCAAAACTCCCGAGTGCCTGAAACAAAAACGTTTCAGGCACTTTTCTCACGGCGGAAAGTTTTCGTATATTATTATTCATTTTGAAAATTAGAACTCTTTTATAGTTCTTTGAAGAATCACTTAACTTATTTTACTTAAAAATTAGTTCCTATTCGTTTAGGATTGGCAAAATAAGCCAATTCTTTCTTTTTTTTGAAAAAGTGTTCTCCTCAAAAATTCTGATAGTTTACGAATCGTTTACGGTTGATGGAATCGCTTGCAAAATAGGCTTGTAAAAGAGTATACTAAATAAGGAAAAACATTTTTAAAAGGAGTTTAGGATGAAGAAGCACTATTTTCGATCAGCTGTAGCAGCCTTGCTTCCGCTTTTGTTGATTGCTCAACCTGTTGAGGCTTGTACAGGGTTCATCATCGGGAAGAAACTGACTGCCGATGGTTCGACCTTGGTAGGGCGTACCGAAGATTTAGAACCCAACCATAATAAAAATTTTGTGGTCAGAGAGCGTGTCTACAATAAAAAAGGAGCCATTTTTGAAGATGCTGCCAACGGTTTTCAATATCCCTTGCCAGAGATTAGCTATAAGTATACAGCGGTCCCGGATGTCACCCCTGATCAAGGGATTTTTGACGAAGCAGGATTCAATGAATATGGAGTTTCCATTTCTGCCACTGTATCTGCTTCAGCAAATGACAAGATCCAAAAGGTGGATCCCTATGTCAAGGATGGCCTCGCAGAATCGGGCTTGACCAGTATCGTTCTCCCAAGTGTGAAAACCGCAAGAGAAGGGGTTGAACTCATTGCTAAAATCGTCGAAGAAAAAGGCGCTGCAGAAGGAAGTATTGTGACTATTGCCGATAAAGAAGGCGTCTGGTATATGGAAATCCTATCTGGCCATCAATATGCGGCGATTCTCTTCCCAGAGGATCGATTTGCGGTCTTTCCAAATACTTTCTTCTTAGGGCATGTCGATCTGTCAGATACCGAACGCACGATCGCCTCAAAAGATCTTGAAAAAGTCGCCAAAGAAGCCAATAGCTATAAGGAAGTGGACGGAAAATTCCACGTTTCTCAATCCTATAATCCGCCTTTGCAAGAAGCAGATCGCTCACGGGTTTGGTCGGGAATCAAATCGCTAGACCCAAGCTCTCCTGTTAAATATGACGATGCGTCCTTTGACCTTCTTCATACAACCGATCGAAAATTAACCCTCCGCGATGCCATGAATCTCCAACGCAATCGTTTGGAAGGAACCAAATATAAACCACAGGATCAAATGGAGCTAGATGGAAAAGGCATTCCGAAAAAAGGAGAGTTTGATGAGGTTTATAAATATCCTATTTCCAATCCAAATGTCATGGAGGCCCATATTTTCCAACTGAAAGATGATGTCCCAGCGAGTGCAGGTGGAGGCACCATGTGGCTGTCGATGGGCAGTCCACGAAATGCTCCATACCTACCCTACTATGGCAATATTCTCAACACCTATCAAGCCTACCAAGAATTAGGGGATCATTACAATGATCGCTCTTGGTATTGGACCATTTCAAGAATCAATGACCTTGTGGCCAAGTATCCAGATTTATTCGAAGATGGGGCGATTCGTACTGAAATGGAACGATTGGAGTCTCAGTGGATGGTCGAACAAGATCTGAGTGATAAGGAGCAAATTGCCCTTGCTTCTCAGCCTGAAGAAGCGAGTGAGAAGGCAACAGAGGAAAGCTTGGCAAGAGCTGAGAAAACCTTCGAACGCTTGCAAGAAATCAGAAAAGAAGCAGAACAAAAGGTAGCAGATGAACACGGAAAAAGTGCTCTGCAGGATTTAGATGACGAAGAAGATGCTGCTTATGAAGAAAAGATTGATCTCGTTGAATTTGACTATGATTACATTCTAGCAGCAGGCTTATTCGGGGCAACCCTTCTAGCGATTGTGATCTACCTGATTCGCTCAAAGAAACAAAAGGGAGGAAAACAAGATGACTAAAATTCAAAGAGCCTCGATCTATCTTTTTCTACTGTTGGCAGGAATTGGCTTGGAGTTTGAACTCGGTCATCTTTCTCAACAAGAATTTAGCCAGTCTGCAGGCAGAGATTTGGTCTTAAACTTGTCTGTCTTAGCTGCTATTATTATCCCGCTCTATCTCTTTTCAAAACGATTGGCCAAGCAGTTGACTGTCCCAACCTATCTCTTATGGATTGCCATGTTTGGAGGAGCCTTCGTAGCAGGCTGGTTGAGCTTTTCAGGCAATAGCTTGATTGATATTATGAATAGCCATGTGATCAAGGATGCCACTGTCTTTAACAAGTGGACCGATGCCTTGACGGCCCCATTTTCAGAGGAATTCTTTAAGGCCCTAGTTGCCTTTTGGGTT of Streptococcus sp. S5 contains these proteins:
- a CDS encoding phosphomevalonate kinase; protein product: MKTKYQVQTGGKLYLAGEYAVLTPGYGAVIQFIPIYLSATIQESRSYQLASDLFGYQVDLTPNKDYALIQETIQLMEEWLKDQGIAPKPFDLHLRGTLGEEGKKYGIGSSGSVVLLVIKAMAALYELDLNPDLLFRLAAVVLVQRGDNGSMGDLACIAYEDLIYYQSFDRTWLHEVLNSQPLSQVLDLDWDYQICSIQPAISYDFLVGWTKEPAISSDLIRQVKGAIKEEFLQESQSAVKNLEKSLREGNQKDIETSIKRADKNLKSLNPLIYTPALKELQEATEGLSACAKSSGAGGGDCGIALSFDPVETQILIKRWKKKNIEVIYQERMGDS
- the fni gene encoding type 2 isopentenyl-diphosphate Delta-isomerase, translated to MSENRKDQHIRYALEQSSCYNSFDEIELIHRSLPLVDLAEIDLTTHFAGRDWEVPFYINAMTGGSKRAKEINQKLAAVAEACGILFVTGSYSAGLKDPNDQSYAVQKDHPHLLLATNIGIDKEPDLGLRTVEELQPLFLQVHVNLMQELLMPEGERSFHTWKDHLKSYGQGFPVPVVLKEVGFGMDPKTVQAALDAGIKTVDISGRGGTSFAYIENRRGGNRAYLDDWGQSTAQCLIQLQDQMDQIEILASGGIRHPLDMVKALVLGARGVGLSRVFLEMVETKSIEEVIVLVQGWKEDLRLLLCALGCQNLKELREVDYLLYGKLWQAQQQKK
- a CDS encoding C69 family dipeptidase, which produces MKKHYFRSAVAALLPLLLIAQPVEACTGFIIGKKLTADGSTLVGRTEDLEPNHNKNFVVRERVYNKKGAIFEDAANGFQYPLPEISYKYTAVPDVTPDQGIFDEAGFNEYGVSISATVSASANDKIQKVDPYVKDGLAESGLTSIVLPSVKTAREGVELIAKIVEEKGAAEGSIVTIADKEGVWYMEILSGHQYAAILFPEDRFAVFPNTFFLGHVDLSDTERTIASKDLEKVAKEANSYKEVDGKFHVSQSYNPPLQEADRSRVWSGIKSLDPSSPVKYDDASFDLLHTTDRKLTLRDAMNLQRNRLEGTKYKPQDQMELDGKGIPKKGEFDEVYKYPISNPNVMEAHIFQLKDDVPASAGGGTMWLSMGSPRNAPYLPYYGNILNTYQAYQELGDHYNDRSWYWTISRINDLVAKYPDLFEDGAIRTEMERLESQWMVEQDLSDKEQIALASQPEEASEKATEESLARAEKTFERLQEIRKEAEQKVADEHGKSALQDLDDEEDAAYEEKIDLVEFDYDYILAAGLFGATLLAIVIYLIRSKKQKGGKQDD